In a genomic window of Sphingomonas koreensis:
- the mreC gene encoding rod shape-determining protein MreC, translating into MAPPRNRRPGFSRRAQYGLFISYVIAAGGALVGVILLLLSTFHPPAFAAVRGTFSELVTPIASGFDWTRRGLSGIPEGIGSYFGVRSENAMLRAEVEANRRLVEEARIAAYDNKRLRALLKLRDRIAAPVVTARLVYSTGSSTRRFATLNAGSWQGVRTGQPVSSADGLIGRVVEVSPNTARVLLILDPESIVPVRRVRDGLPAIAAGRGDGLIEIRSAGAAQILFEQGDAFVTSGTGGIFPPNTPVARVRARARDTAEGIVFASPDTLDYAVVQQSYFPEAGAVRAPEAAPR; encoded by the coding sequence ATGGCGCCGCCACGGAACCGGCGCCCCGGATTTTCGCGGCGGGCGCAATACGGCCTCTTCATCAGCTATGTGATTGCTGCCGGCGGCGCGCTGGTCGGCGTGATCCTTCTGCTGCTTTCCACCTTTCACCCGCCCGCCTTCGCTGCGGTGCGGGGGACGTTCTCCGAGCTGGTCACGCCGATCGCTTCGGGATTCGACTGGACGCGCCGCGGCCTTTCCGGGATTCCGGAGGGCATCGGAAGCTATTTCGGTGTGCGCAGTGAGAATGCCATGTTGCGCGCCGAGGTCGAAGCGAACCGCAGGCTAGTCGAGGAAGCCCGTATCGCCGCCTATGACAACAAGCGGCTACGCGCATTGCTCAAGCTGCGCGACCGGATCGCTGCGCCGGTCGTCACTGCGCGGCTGGTCTATTCGACAGGCTCCAGCACGCGCCGCTTCGCGACTCTCAATGCAGGATCCTGGCAGGGTGTGCGCACGGGGCAGCCGGTCAGCAGTGCCGACGGGCTGATCGGCCGCGTTGTCGAAGTCAGCCCCAACACGGCGCGTGTTCTGCTGATCCTCGATCCCGAAAGCATCGTGCCGGTCCGCCGCGTGCGCGATGGCCTGCCCGCCATTGCGGCCGGGCGCGGCGACGGGCTGATCGAAATCCGATCGGCGGGCGCAGCACAGATATTGTTTGAACAGGGCGACGCCTTCGTCACTTCCGGAACCGGCGGCATCTTTCCGCCCAATACGCCCGTCGCGCGGGTGCGAGCCCGCGCTCGCGACACGGCCGAAGGCATCGTCTTCGCGAGCCCCGACACGCTCGACTATGCCGTCGTCCAGCAGAGCTATTTCCCCGAAGCCGGTGCGGTCCGCGCGCCCGAGGCCGCTCCGCGGTGA
- a CDS encoding rod shape-determining protein MreD encodes MSGSPYAGLGKVDTSTRAHWLAPLSIVVGSLTVLVPFKASFPILPPFGLMMLLAWRLHRPDLLKPWAPVLLGFADDLVSGQPMGSSMLFWTVSFIAIDVLDTRIVWRDFLQDWLLAAGAISLCLIGGRLVAAPLGAHVDTVLLIQILVSIALFPVLSRLVARLDGKRGAR; translated from the coding sequence GTGAGCGGATCGCCCTACGCCGGTCTGGGCAAGGTCGATACCTCGACCCGTGCCCACTGGCTTGCGCCGTTATCGATCGTCGTCGGATCGCTGACGGTGCTCGTCCCGTTCAAGGCATCCTTTCCGATCCTGCCTCCGTTCGGCCTGATGATGCTGCTCGCCTGGCGTCTGCATCGTCCGGACCTGCTCAAACCCTGGGCGCCGGTGCTGCTGGGGTTCGCGGACGATCTGGTCAGCGGGCAGCCGATGGGCAGTTCGATGCTGTTCTGGACGGTGTCGTTCATCGCGATCGATGTGCTAGATACGCGGATCGTGTGGCGGGATTTCCTCCAGGACTGGCTGTTGGCCGCGGGCGCGATCAGCTTGTGCCTGATCGGCGGCCGGCTGGTCGCGGCGCCGCTGGGTGCGCATGTGGATACCGTGCTGCTGATCCAGATCCTGGTCTCGATTGCATTGTTCCCGGTTCTGTCCCGCCTTGTCGCGCGGCTTGACGGCAAGCGGGGTGCCCGGTGA
- the mrdA gene encoding penicillin-binding protein 2, whose amino-acid sequence MNGPVRLISEAQQSYSFSRRALFLGAAQVTGGLILAARMTWLSVYENDKYRLLAESNRVNLTLIPPRRGWIVDRAGVPIANNRTDFRVDIIPDRMEKESRGRVLAALRDLLALTAEDLVRIEEDLKGAAGFQPVQVAENLDWERFAAVSVRLPELPGVAPTRGFARNYPAGAAVAHLVGYVGAATAEQFKASKDPLLLTPGFKLGKDGLEKVLEGELRGKPGAKRVEVTARGKLVRELATRPDEPGKTVRLTIDAGLQEYAARRLGNESGSVTVFDVTNGDILAMVSMPAYDPNAFSDGISRTEWKMLSEDDHLPLMNKTLQGLYPPGSTFKPATALAILSAGIDPKRVVYCNGGYQLGNRRFGCLGRHGPMTMHTAIARSCNTYFYTLGREIGIEAIAAAARKLGFGAEFELPLPSQRYGTIPDSAWKMRRYKQEWTQADTLNAAIGQGYVLVSPFQLALSAARIASGHELIPSLLAAKRAAPRHLDFPEEHLAIVRAGMDEVVNGRGTAGASKLRLDGIRMGGKTGTAQVRRIMDRNRGQGGEWKYRDHGLFVCFAPVDNPRYAASVVIEHGMGGARAAAPVAKDVLTWLFDRQQALDTLARFETEWGGDIRARMAAKDRAYRAAQGLPAAAPTPGATPTPAPSPTPSTTPAPAPRATATPAATPSPTASPQVPTE is encoded by the coding sequence GTGAACGGCCCGGTACGCCTGATCAGCGAGGCGCAGCAAAGCTACAGTTTCTCACGCCGCGCGCTGTTTCTGGGCGCCGCACAGGTGACGGGCGGGCTGATCCTCGCCGCGCGCATGACTTGGTTGTCCGTCTACGAGAACGACAAGTACCGGCTGCTTGCCGAAAGCAATCGCGTCAACCTGACCCTGATTCCGCCGCGCCGCGGCTGGATCGTCGATCGCGCTGGCGTACCGATCGCCAACAACCGGACCGATTTCCGCGTCGATATCATCCCGGACCGGATGGAGAAGGAGAGTCGCGGCCGCGTACTGGCAGCACTGCGCGATCTCCTTGCCCTGACCGCAGAAGACCTGGTCCGGATCGAGGAGGATCTGAAGGGAGCAGCGGGCTTCCAGCCCGTGCAGGTCGCCGAGAATCTCGACTGGGAGCGTTTCGCGGCGGTCAGCGTGCGGCTGCCCGAACTACCGGGCGTTGCCCCTACCCGCGGCTTCGCGCGCAACTATCCGGCCGGCGCTGCGGTGGCCCATCTCGTCGGTTATGTCGGCGCCGCGACCGCGGAGCAGTTCAAGGCGAGCAAGGATCCACTGCTCCTCACACCCGGCTTCAAGCTCGGCAAGGATGGCCTTGAGAAGGTTCTGGAAGGCGAACTGCGCGGCAAGCCCGGCGCCAAGCGCGTTGAGGTCACTGCGCGTGGCAAGCTGGTCCGGGAGCTGGCCACGCGCCCTGACGAACCGGGCAAGACCGTGCGGCTCACGATCGACGCGGGGCTTCAGGAATACGCCGCGCGGCGCCTTGGCAACGAATCCGGCTCGGTCACGGTGTTCGACGTGACCAATGGCGACATTCTCGCGATGGTGTCGATGCCGGCCTACGACCCCAACGCCTTCTCGGACGGGATCAGCCGCACCGAGTGGAAGATGCTGTCGGAAGACGACCATCTCCCGCTGATGAACAAAACGCTCCAGGGCCTCTACCCGCCCGGATCGACCTTCAAGCCCGCCACCGCGCTGGCAATCCTCAGCGCCGGGATTGACCCGAAGCGGGTGGTCTATTGCAATGGCGGCTACCAGCTCGGTAATCGGCGCTTCGGCTGTCTGGGCCGACACGGCCCGATGACGATGCACACCGCGATCGCGCGCAGCTGCAATACCTATTTCTACACCCTGGGCCGCGAAATCGGCATCGAGGCAATCGCCGCCGCCGCTCGCAAGCTCGGCTTCGGCGCGGAGTTCGAGCTGCCCCTGCCCTCACAGCGCTATGGCACCATCCCGGACAGCGCGTGGAAGATGCGCCGCTACAAGCAGGAATGGACCCAGGCGGACACGCTCAATGCTGCGATCGGCCAGGGCTATGTGCTGGTCAGCCCGTTCCAGCTGGCGCTGTCCGCCGCGCGCATCGCGTCGGGCCATGAGCTGATCCCGTCGCTCCTCGCGGCCAAGCGCGCCGCGCCCCGGCATCTCGACTTTCCCGAAGAGCATCTCGCTATCGTCCGCGCGGGAATGGATGAAGTGGTGAACGGCCGCGGCACCGCTGGCGCCTCGAAACTGCGGCTCGACGGCATCCGCATGGGCGGCAAGACCGGTACGGCCCAGGTACGCCGCATCATGGACCGTAATCGCGGTCAAGGCGGCGAGTGGAAGTATCGCGACCACGGCTTGTTCGTCTGCTTCGCCCCGGTCGACAACCCCCGCTACGCCGCCTCGGTCGTCATCGAACATGGCATGGGCGGTGCCCGCGCAGCAGCACCCGTGGCGAAGGACGTGCTCACCTGGCTCTTCGACCGGCAGCAAGCGCTGGATACCCTCGCCCGGTTCGAAACGGAGTGGGGCGGCGACATCCGTGCCCGCATGGCTGCGAAGGACAGGGCCTATCGCGCCGCGCAAGGCCTGCCCGCCGCGGCTCCGACGCCCGGCGCCACGCCAACTCCGGCACCGTCCCCAACGCCTTCTACGACCCCCGCTCCGGCGCCACGGGCGACTGCGACACCGGCCGCCACTCCATCTCCCACTGCCTCGCCTCAGGTACCCACCGAATGA
- the rodA gene encoding rod shape-determining protein RodA: MSRPGFVPAPLAQLPWLVILLVCAIGGFGVLVLFSAAGGDPKWAMPQGVRFGVFLVMALALSRVRVDHWSMIAFPLYAIFLVMLIGVELLGAVAGGSQRWLDLGFIRIQPSEMMKVAIVLACAKFYDLLPNSDIRRFGAIWPAAIMIGLPAALVMLQPDLGTALMITAGGLTVMFLAGIPLRLFIGGTLALAVSVPIIVNYVLHDYQRNRVLTFLNPENDPLGTGYHISQSKIAIGSGGWFGKGFLNGTQSHLDYLPEGHTDFALATMMEEWGLMGGLFVIVAFGLLIRWGIMVGVRSQSRFAKLTAAGISTTIFFYVLINMAMVIGLAPVVGIPLPLISFGGSAQMTTLICVGILMSLDRENRLNRNTRSWQ, translated from the coding sequence ATGAGCCGCCCCGGTTTCGTCCCTGCCCCGCTGGCACAGCTTCCCTGGCTGGTGATCCTGCTCGTCTGCGCAATCGGCGGTTTCGGCGTGCTGGTGCTATTCTCTGCGGCAGGCGGCGATCCCAAATGGGCGATGCCGCAAGGAGTCCGTTTCGGCGTCTTCCTCGTCATGGCGTTGGCGCTGTCGCGCGTGCGTGTCGATCACTGGTCGATGATCGCCTTTCCGCTCTATGCCATCTTCCTTGTCATGCTGATCGGCGTGGAGCTGCTGGGCGCGGTCGCAGGCGGGAGCCAGCGATGGCTCGACCTTGGCTTCATCCGCATCCAGCCTTCGGAGATGATGAAGGTCGCGATCGTCCTGGCATGCGCGAAATTCTACGATCTCCTGCCGAACAGCGACATCCGTCGCTTCGGGGCGATCTGGCCTGCCGCGATCATGATCGGCCTGCCGGCGGCGCTGGTGATGCTTCAACCCGATCTGGGCACGGCATTGATGATCACCGCTGGCGGCCTGACGGTGATGTTCCTTGCCGGCATCCCGTTGCGCCTGTTCATCGGCGGCACGCTCGCGCTGGCGGTCTCTGTGCCGATCATCGTCAACTATGTCCTGCACGATTATCAGCGCAATCGAGTGCTGACCTTCCTCAACCCCGAGAATGATCCGCTCGGCACCGGCTACCATATCAGCCAGTCGAAAATCGCAATCGGATCGGGCGGCTGGTTCGGCAAGGGCTTCCTGAACGGCACGCAGAGCCACCTCGACTATCTGCCCGAAGGGCATACCGATTTCGCGCTGGCGACGATGATGGAGGAATGGGGGCTGATGGGCGGCCTCTTCGTCATCGTTGCGTTCGGCCTGCTGATCCGTTGGGGCATCATGGTCGGGGTGCGCAGCCAGAGCCGCTTCGCCAAGCTGACAGCTGCCGGCATCTCGACTACTATCTTCTTCTACGTCCTCATCAACATGGCGATGGTCATTGGTCTTGCGCCCGTCGTGGGCATTCCGCTCCCGCTGATCAGCTTTGGCGGATCGGCTCAGATGACGACGCTGATCTGCGTCGGCATCCTGATGTCGCTCGACCGCGAGAACCGCCTGAATCGCAACACCCGCAGCTGGCAGTGA
- a CDS encoding site-specific integrase, translated as MALWKRANTYFVDITAPDGSRIRHTTGTTDREKAKEYHDKLKAQLWDLTRLKLKPKRTWDETALRWLKEKSHKKSYRGDVQIIRWFTGYLRGKTLDQIDRSLIDGLVTRHIHGSDRTKDIYVALIRAMFRRAMREWEWIDTVPAFKTYSRGGKVRVRWITEAQAERLLKELPEHQREVVVFALATGLRQGNVLDLTWDRVYLNRRMAMVEHGDTKNGEALGVPLNDLAMAVLERQRGKHETHVFTFRGEPLRSANTRAWRKALVRAGISDFRWHDLRHTWASWLRQSDVPTWVLQELGGWKSEAMVRRYAHMSVKHLQPYADQLTFGPQTGITGEAQKTAEAHVTKSPTSPRKGVLILASQDGVRC; from the coding sequence ATGGCACTCTGGAAACGTGCAAATACCTATTTTGTTGACATCACGGCCCCGGACGGAAGCCGAATTAGACACACTACTGGCACCACCGACCGGGAAAAAGCGAAGGAATACCACGACAAGCTGAAGGCGCAGCTGTGGGACCTGACGAGACTAAAGCTAAAGCCGAAACGGACCTGGGACGAGACGGCGCTGCGATGGCTCAAGGAGAAGTCGCACAAAAAGTCCTATCGGGGCGATGTGCAGATCATCCGCTGGTTCACCGGTTATCTGAGAGGCAAGACCCTCGACCAGATCGACCGGAGCTTGATCGACGGACTTGTGACCCGCCACATCCATGGCTCGGATCGCACCAAGGATATTTATGTGGCGCTTATCCGCGCCATGTTCCGGCGGGCGATGCGCGAATGGGAGTGGATCGACACCGTTCCGGCGTTCAAGACCTATAGCAGGGGCGGCAAGGTCCGGGTTCGCTGGATCACCGAGGCGCAGGCTGAACGCCTGCTCAAGGAGCTGCCCGAGCATCAGCGCGAAGTGGTCGTGTTTGCACTGGCCACCGGCCTGCGTCAGGGGAACGTCCTCGATCTCACCTGGGATCGTGTTTACCTGAACCGGCGCATGGCGATGGTCGAACATGGCGATACGAAGAACGGGGAAGCCCTGGGCGTCCCTCTCAACGATCTGGCCATGGCCGTTCTAGAGCGGCAGCGGGGCAAGCATGAGACGCATGTGTTCACCTTTCGGGGGGAGCCCCTCCGGTCGGCGAATACACGGGCGTGGCGCAAGGCGCTTGTGCGAGCAGGGATCAGCGATTTCCGCTGGCATGATCTGCGCCACACCTGGGCGAGTTGGCTCCGGCAAAGTGACGTGCCCACCTGGGTGCTTCAGGAGCTGGGTGGCTGGAAGTCGGAAGCGATGGTGCGACGCTATGCGCACATGTCGGTGAAGCACCTCCAGCCTTATGCCGACCAGCTGACTTTTGGGCCACAAACCGGGATAACCGGAGAGGCGCAGAAAACTGCGGAAGCCCATGTCACAAAATCACCTACATCCCCACGTAAGGGCGTGCTGATTTTGGCGTCACAAGACGGTGTAAGATGTTGA
- a CDS encoding DUF2274 domain-containing protein — translation MVELKLAKLPDRTPVKLSITVSPDLAADLALYAELYRRHYERDEPVAELVPAMLSQFLASDRAFLQARRGAADRSSP, via the coding sequence ATGGTGGAACTCAAGCTCGCGAAGCTGCCCGACCGGACGCCGGTCAAGCTGTCGATCACGGTTTCGCCCGATCTCGCGGCGGACCTTGCTCTCTACGCCGAACTCTACCGGCGTCACTATGAGCGCGACGAGCCGGTCGCCGAGCTCGTTCCCGCGATGCTGTCGCAGTTCCTGGCAAGCGACCGCGCCTTTCTCCAGGCGCGGCGGGGGGCGGCGGACCGATCTTCGCCATGA
- a CDS encoding TrbI/VirB10 family protein, protein MTEPASPPDEVASKSDPEELALRANPARVTRFRRGAIVLIAGVGATALAGIGWMALKPVSLGLIVPDDERGPVAAKTPADALAGAPSSYGEVPQLGAPLPGDLGRPILERQRQLDVAPPADPNADAASKAAQEAEAERQRIVAERRSARESGVMLQIAGRSATAAPAAAVAADTPQAPDAAKPLLDPDRDPNAQALKNELVGRANRDDDTNPHALTAPPSPYTLSAGSLIAASLITGLNSNLPGLVTAQVTENVHDSVTGRILLIPQGSRLIGSYDSVVAFGQSRALLVWQRIILPDGSSIRIDNVPATDTQGYAGLSDRIDRHTWQLLKGVVLSTLLGVGTELSFGSSESDLVRAIRESAQQGGSRAGDQLVTRNLNIQPTLKVRPGWPLRVVVHKDIVVARPWGGSGR, encoded by the coding sequence GTGACCGAACCGGCATCTCCGCCCGATGAGGTGGCATCCAAATCCGATCCGGAAGAGCTGGCGCTGCGGGCAAATCCGGCTCGTGTGACCCGTTTCCGCCGGGGGGCGATCGTCCTGATCGCCGGCGTCGGGGCTACGGCGCTCGCAGGGATAGGCTGGATGGCGCTCAAACCCGTCAGCCTTGGTCTGATCGTGCCCGACGATGAACGCGGTCCGGTTGCCGCGAAAACACCCGCTGACGCGCTCGCCGGCGCGCCGAGCAGCTATGGCGAGGTGCCTCAACTCGGAGCACCGCTTCCCGGCGATCTCGGGCGGCCGATCCTGGAGCGGCAACGGCAACTTGACGTAGCCCCGCCTGCCGATCCGAATGCGGACGCGGCTTCCAAGGCCGCGCAGGAAGCCGAAGCCGAGCGTCAGCGTATCGTCGCTGAGCGTCGCTCGGCGCGCGAGTCCGGCGTCATGCTGCAAATTGCGGGTAGGAGCGCCACGGCAGCACCAGCGGCCGCCGTGGCCGCCGACACACCTCAGGCACCCGACGCCGCCAAGCCCTTGCTTGACCCTGATCGCGACCCCAATGCCCAGGCACTCAAGAACGAATTGGTCGGACGCGCGAATCGCGACGACGACACGAATCCGCACGCGCTGACCGCGCCGCCTTCGCCATATACGCTTAGCGCCGGCAGCCTGATCGCGGCGAGCCTCATCACCGGGCTCAATTCCAACCTCCCGGGGCTGGTGACCGCGCAGGTGACCGAGAATGTCCATGACAGCGTGACCGGGCGGATCTTGCTGATCCCGCAGGGCTCACGGCTGATCGGCAGCTACGACAGCGTCGTCGCCTTCGGGCAGAGCAGGGCATTGCTGGTCTGGCAGCGGATCATCCTGCCCGACGGCTCCTCGATCCGCATCGACAATGTGCCCGCGACCGATACCCAGGGCTATGCGGGGCTATCCGACCGGATCGACCGCCACACCTGGCAGCTCCTGAAAGGCGTCGTGCTGTCGACGCTACTCGGTGTCGGCACCGAACTCAGCTTCGGCAGCAGCGAAAGCGACCTTGTTCGCGCGATCCGCGAATCCGCGCAGCAAGGCGGTTCGCGCGCAGGAGACCAACTCGTTACGCGCAACCTCAATATCCAGCCGACGCTGAAGGTGCGGCCAGGCTGGCCCCTTCGGGTGGTGGTCCACAAGGATATCGTGGTCGCACGGCCCTGGGGCGGATCGGGGCGCTAG
- the trbG gene encoding P-type conjugative transfer protein TrbG — protein MIRPLILSASLFALATPAMAQSHEGASAASRVTAANRAALREPSRAGYVNAVQVYPYSEGSLYRLYAAPERVTDIMLQAGEAIVSVAAGDTVRWTVGDTTSGSGERKRVHILVKPFAAGLSTNLIITTDRRAYHLNLQSTAASAMAALSWTYPQDELVAIRRREAEARAAAPIASGLAVENLNFGYTIGGDKPAWRPLRAFDDGRQTYVEFSPGIVVGEAPPLFIIGDDGEAQLVNYRVAGRYYVVDRLFGAAELRLGGKKQRIVRIERVSERRARREAGRGS, from the coding sequence ATGATCCGACCCCTGATCCTGTCGGCGAGCCTGTTCGCGCTCGCCACGCCCGCCATGGCGCAGTCGCACGAGGGCGCTTCGGCCGCCTCGCGCGTGACTGCCGCCAATCGCGCCGCGCTGCGCGAACCGTCGCGCGCCGGTTATGTCAACGCCGTCCAGGTCTATCCCTATTCGGAAGGCTCGCTCTACCGGCTCTATGCCGCGCCGGAGCGCGTGACCGACATCATGTTGCAGGCGGGAGAGGCGATTGTCTCCGTGGCAGCCGGCGACACGGTCCGCTGGACGGTGGGCGATACGACCAGCGGAAGCGGGGAGCGCAAGCGCGTCCATATCCTGGTTAAGCCGTTCGCGGCGGGACTGAGCACCAATCTAATCATCACCACCGACCGGCGAGCCTATCATCTCAATCTTCAGAGCACGGCCGCAAGCGCGATGGCGGCATTGTCCTGGACTTATCCGCAGGACGAGCTCGTCGCGATCCGGCGCCGGGAGGCCGAGGCACGGGCGGCGGCGCCCATCGCGTCGGGCCTGGCGGTTGAGAACCTCAACTTCGGCTATACGATCGGTGGCGACAAACCCGCCTGGCGACCGCTCCGCGCGTTTGACGATGGCCGGCAGACCTATGTCGAATTCAGTCCGGGCATCGTGGTCGGCGAGGCGCCGCCCTTGTTCATTATCGGTGATGATGGCGAGGCCCAGCTCGTCAATTATCGTGTCGCCGGACGCTATTACGTCGTCGACCGCCTGTTCGGTGCGGCCGAGCTGCGCCTTGGCGGCAAGAAGCAGCGGATCGTCCGTATCGAGCGTGTATCCGAACGGCGGGCGCGCCGCGAGGCGGGGAGGGGATCGTGA
- the trbF gene encoding conjugal transfer protein TrbF, whose product MRWKRAVQRYGQTPEPETPYQRAGQLWDERIGSARVQARNWRLMAFGGLFLTTGLSTALIWQSMQSRVVPYVVEVDRLGAAQAVVPADASYHPTDPQIAWHLGRFVANIRSRSLDPVLMRENWLSAYDFATERGALFLGEYARAANPFADVGRRTVSVQVTSVVRASDTSFQVKWTESDYERGSLAGTSRWTAMVTVKVKPPRAADVLRKNPLGLYVDAIDWSRELETPAQKPVDRVPVRPASAVPPGTMPPADLPLGSPLDPGLAGPKPLPTP is encoded by the coding sequence ATGCGATGGAAACGCGCCGTGCAGCGCTATGGGCAGACGCCCGAACCCGAGACGCCCTATCAGCGCGCCGGCCAGCTCTGGGACGAACGGATCGGCTCCGCGCGTGTGCAGGCCCGTAACTGGCGGCTGATGGCGTTTGGCGGCCTCTTTCTGACCACCGGCTTGTCCACGGCGCTTATCTGGCAGTCGATGCAGAGCCGGGTCGTGCCCTATGTCGTCGAGGTCGATCGGCTTGGCGCGGCACAGGCGGTCGTACCCGCCGATGCGAGCTACCACCCGACCGATCCGCAGATCGCATGGCATCTGGGACGGTTCGTCGCGAACATCCGCTCGCGCTCGCTCGATCCAGTGCTGATGCGCGAGAATTGGCTGTCGGCCTATGATTTCGCGACCGAGCGAGGCGCGCTCTTCCTCGGCGAATATGCGCGCGCCGCAAATCCGTTCGCGGATGTCGGCCGCCGCACCGTCTCGGTGCAGGTGACCAGCGTCGTGCGCGCGTCGGACACGAGCTTTCAGGTCAAATGGACCGAGAGTGATTATGAGCGAGGCAGCCTTGCCGGCACCTCGCGCTGGACGGCGATGGTCACGGTGAAGGTCAAGCCGCCGCGCGCCGCGGACGTCCTGCGGAAGAACCCGCTCGGCCTCTATGTCGATGCGATTGACTGGAGCCGCGAGCTGGAAACGCCCGCCCAGAAGCCTGTCGATCGCGTGCCGGTGCGGCCGGCATCGGCCGTGCCACCGGGGACTATGCCTCCCGCCGATCTTCCGCTCGGTTCTCCGCTCGATCCCGGCCTTGCCGGGCCGAAGCCTTTGCCGACCCCCTGA
- the trbL gene encoding P-type conjugative transfer protein TrbL has translation MDDLNVIDQFMEAFIRYIDSGFGLLGGDVGFLTTILIGIDITLAGLFWALGGEDDILGKFLKKILYVGVFALILNSFSTLSDIIFRSFAGLGLTAGGSAISAQDLLMPGRLAGTGFEAAWPLLEQARELVGPIGFFDNFIEIAVLVIAWVVVIVAFFILAIQLFITILEFKLTSLAGFVLVPFALWNRTSFLAERVLGNVISSGIKVMVLAVIVGIGSNYFADFTSAITGDDVSIEQAVSLMLASLAIFGLAIFGPGIASGLVAGAPQLGAGSVVATTALAVAGGAGAVAGARGLVGAGMGAIRAGTSMGAATSTAYKLGQETSGSSTIAAGLGGVATAAKGAAANRIKSASGLGAAAEKGRQAAWAAGSPPAASSGQASAAAGADGAPAWARQLHASQTARQRRQMAVHAIQSGDRSGASATPDIKEKD, from the coding sequence ATGGATGACCTCAACGTCATCGATCAGTTCATGGAAGCGTTCATTCGCTACATCGACAGCGGCTTTGGTCTGCTGGGCGGCGATGTCGGCTTCCTGACCACCATCCTGATCGGCATCGACATCACGCTCGCCGGCCTGTTCTGGGCGCTGGGCGGCGAAGACGACATCCTCGGAAAGTTTCTCAAGAAGATCCTTTATGTTGGTGTCTTCGCGCTGATCCTGAACAGCTTCTCGACGCTTTCCGACATCATCTTCCGATCCTTTGCGGGGCTCGGCCTGACGGCGGGCGGGAGCGCGATCTCGGCACAGGACCTGCTGATGCCCGGACGGCTTGCGGGCACCGGGTTCGAGGCGGCCTGGCCGCTTCTGGAACAGGCCAGAGAGCTCGTCGGCCCGATCGGTTTCTTCGACAATTTCATCGAGATCGCGGTTCTGGTGATCGCATGGGTGGTCGTTATCGTGGCCTTCTTCATCCTGGCGATCCAGCTTTTCATCACCATCCTCGAGTTCAAGCTGACCAGTCTCGCCGGCTTCGTCCTCGTGCCCTTCGCGCTGTGGAACCGTACGAGCTTCCTCGCCGAACGCGTGCTGGGCAATGTGATCAGCTCGGGCATCAAGGTGATGGTGCTCGCCGTCATCGTCGGCATCGGCTCCAATTATTTCGCCGATTTCACCAGCGCCATCACCGGCGACGACGTGTCGATCGAGCAGGCGGTATCGCTGATGCTGGCGAGCCTCGCGATCTTCGGGCTCGCCATCTTCGGACCCGGCATCGCTTCGGGCCTTGTGGCGGGCGCTCCCCAGCTCGGCGCCGGTTCGGTCGTTGCCACCACCGCGCTTGCTGTCGCAGGAGGCGCCGGCGCCGTTGCGGGGGCCCGCGGCCTGGTAGGCGCCGGCATGGGTGCAATACGTGCGGGCACCTCGATGGGCGCCGCCACATCGACCGCCTACAAGCTTGGCCAGGAAACGTCCGGATCTTCGACGATCGCCGCCGGGCTCGGCGGTGTGGCGACTGCCGCCAAGGGCGCTGCCGCCAATCGCATCAAATCCGCGTCCGGCCTTGGCGCCGCGGCCGAAAAGGGCCGTCAGGCCGCATGGGCGGCGGGCTCTCCGCCCGCCGCTTCAAGTGGACAGGCCAGTGCCGCTGCCGGCGCCGACGGCGCTCCAGCCTGGGCGCGTCAGCTTCATGCCAGCCAGACTGCGCGCCAGCGCCGGCAGATGGCGGTCCACGCCATCCAGTCCGGCGATCGCAGCGGCGCCTCCGCCACCCCGGACATCAAAGAGAAGGATTGA